The DNA region CCGCCTCCGGCGTAGGGGGTGATTTTCGGCTGGGTCTCCGAAGTCGAGTATTCCGGCTTATAGTAGGGAATGCCGTCCTTCAATTCATAATGCTCGCCTTCCCGGCCGAACCGCAGCAGCGTAGCTCCTTCGTCGCTAAAGAAATAATCGATCCAGCGCATGGTCGCTTCCGGGTATTTATTGACCGAAGTGATCGCAAAAGCTCCGAAATCCCGCGGCACCGGCAAGGCCTGGGCTTGCAGCCGGTCCCCGTGCGGCCCTGCGGGAGGTGCGATCCCTTCATATTGATCCGCGATCGGCAGGAAGTTGTTGTTCGTCTGATCGAAGAACACTCCCGTTTTACCCGAGCCCTGTTTGGCCAAATACTGCGCTTCCGTATGCGAGAACACTTCCGGGTCGAGCAGCTTCTCTTGATAAAGCTTGTTCAGGTACATCAGCATCTCTTTGTTGCGGTCGCTGCCCATCCAAATTTTCACCTTGCCGTCGACGATGTTAATGTTGTAGCCAAGCTGCTGGTCCAGGCCAAACGACCCGCTCATCATCGTGACGATATGCAGGCCGACGCGGGCGGTCAGCGGAATTTCGTCCTTTTGCCCGTTGCCGTTCGGATCCTGGTCACGGAAGGCCGCCAGCACGTCGTACAGCTCGTCCGTCGTCTCCGGTACCTTCAGGTTCAGCTTCTCTAACCACGCTTTGTTGATCCATTTCTTGTCCGTACGCGCCGCGGCCAGCGTCACGATGCCCGGTACCGCGTAAACATGCCCTTCCGGCGTCGTGATCGCGGCGCGGATTTCCGGGTACTGCTCCATCAGCTTCGTTAAATTGGGGGCGTATTCGGCAAGCAAATTTTCCAGCGGGATCAACTGGCCGCCCGCTCCGTAGCGGACCGCTTCGAGCGGCGTCAGACCGGACCGGTACAAAGCGTCGGGAAGCTCGTTGGACGCGAACAGCAGGTTTTTCTTCTCCTGAAAACCATCCGTCGGCGCTTCGATGAATTTTACCTGCACATGGCTCATTTTCTCGTAGTCCTGAAACACCGGCATATCTTTAAACGGCCCGTTAACCGGGGCAATCCGGGTGAACATCGTCAACTGAATCGGTTCCCGCACGATCGGAAAACCGTCCTTGCTCACCTCATTTGACGCCGCCGCCTGCGGGGCGGGCTCGTTGCTTTTGCCGGCGCCGGAGCTGCACCCGCCCAGCACCAAACCGGCGATGATCATCATGCTTAACGCCGATCTTTTCCAGTGTTTGCGCATTGTTTACGACCTCCTTTTCTTATCGCCGAACCCATGATGTAAGCGTTTCCTATGATGTGCGTTCATTATAGTCCAGCCTTTGAAGACCGCATATTATAAAAATATGACTATTTACTCCACTATTTTTACGGGCCGGTTCATATAATCTTGCGGCGTCATCCCGGTCAGTTCCTTAAATACTTTAAAAAAATAATTGTACGTCGTAAAACCCACCTGGCTGCTGATTTGCTTGACCGAACAGCGGCCGCTTTCCAGCAGCTTGCGGCTTGCGTCGATGCGCACACGGTTGACATACTCGGAGAACGTCGCCCCCGTTTCTTCTTTAAAGATCCGGCTCAAATACGAAGGGTTCAGTCCGATCGCCCCGGCCGCCAGCTCCAAGGTAACATAGCCCTGGTACCGTTCCAGAATCAGCATGATCGCCTGCGACACATGCTGCGAATACGGGCCGGCCGCACGCTGCCGCTTCAGCCGTTCCAGCAGGGCTTCATAATAAGACGAGATCCACTGCTCCAGTTCGTCCACGGTGCCGATCTTCCCCAAAGCTGCGCGCGAAGGCCACCCGCCCGCGGCGGCTTCGTCCGTGGCGGCTTCGTCTGCTTCGTCCGCCGGCAGCCATTTCTTCCGCGCCTTGTTCCCGATCGAAAGCAGCTCGCTGACGATCATTTGCA from Paenibacillus macerans includes:
- a CDS encoding extracellular solute-binding protein: MRKHWKRSALSMMIIAGLVLGGCSSGAGKSNEPAPQAAASNEVSKDGFPIVREPIQLTMFTRIAPVNGPFKDMPVFQDYEKMSHVQVKFIEAPTDGFQEKKNLLFASNELPDALYRSGLTPLEAVRYGAGGQLIPLENLLAEYAPNLTKLMEQYPEIRAAITTPEGHVYAVPGIVTLAAARTDKKWINKAWLEKLNLKVPETTDELYDVLAAFRDQDPNGNGQKDEIPLTARVGLHIVTMMSGSFGLDQQLGYNINIVDGKVKIWMGSDRNKEMLMYLNKLYQEKLLDPEVFSHTEAQYLAKQGSGKTGVFFDQTNNNFLPIADQYEGIAPPAGPHGDRLQAQALPVPRDFGAFAITSVNKYPEATMRWIDYFFSDEGATLLRFGREGEHYELKDGIPYYKPEYSTSETQPKITPYAGGGAPHLISEKVASYINPPQVQEAQQQLDPYMPQVRYAAPMFDEQTAQEVNILRTDIDKYYEEQSTKFIAGALSFDKWDEFQSTLKKMKLDELEKLYQEAYDKMQH